The Gouania willdenowi chromosome 7, fGouWil2.1, whole genome shotgun sequence genome includes a window with the following:
- the kcnd1 gene encoding A-type voltage-gated potassium channel KCND1 isoform X1: MDQMDSEQRFRPRHEADLDPSLLFLPASDPQVEKKHGLSRRRKVFVGVALLLTAVALSLLTGLLVWHLHLRDGTKVTKVYVGSMTISNQNFLLQYEDPTSAEFIQLSELVSTQLKVIYSENSVLDKYFTHCSVQTFSDGGTDVMAFYQSEFDAPLSQQQSVDDALRSVENSLTPSQTQRGQMGRLMRPSTDIRVYRLMSAAVDPRLSRTSLHDRKSFDVHVSHADQLASPGFPDSSYPPGVLLQWRLRADPFHRVRLDFGSLVLEDDCEQDFIRLYDSLVPSERHLLTERCGSAQKSLSFLSSGNVMLLVLLTSEDRNFPGFIANYSQTPLLDSDCGGTLTADRANFSSPFFPSFYPPAVSCVWNIQRLCVLVCVCACVCARVCVCQVSEGKLVKVEFHRFSVGIRSELCPNDYVEVDGQRLCGDSLKNSTIISKSNAVTIRFTSDTSFVHQGFIAEYRTLVSTQPHLLQLCSEFSFLCGDGVCVRKDNPQCDGHVDCEDGTDEEHCECGVRPYLSSKIVGGQDSREGEWPWQVSLVVRGMGHVCGASVLSDQWLLTAAHCVQDSAGIRFSQADQWEALLGMHMQGHTDKWTVRRGVRRIVAHPRYNAVTFQHDIAVMELDANVTLNQRVWPICLPTSANHERPGTHAWISGWGSTKEGGFRASVLQKATVQIINSTQCSKLMSDDVTDHMMCAGTLQGGVDACQGDSGGPLSVTGSGGRFFQVGVVSWGDGCGRKNKAGVYTRVSKYRRWIKEQSGV; encoded by the exons ATGGATCAAATGGACTCAGAGCAGAGATTCAGGCCCAGACAC GAGGCAGACCTGGACCCGTCGCTGCTCTTCCTCCCGGCCTCAGACCCTCAGGTTGAGAAAAAACATGGTCTCAGCAGAAGGAGGAAGGTGTTTGTGGGCGTGGCTTTGCTGCTGACCGCCGTCGCGCTGTCTCTGCTCACCGGACTGTTGGTGTGGCACCTTCATT TGAGAGACGGTACCAAGGTGACAAAGGTCTATGTTGGATCCATGACCATCAGCAACCAGAACTTCCTGTTACAGTACGAAGATCCAACCAGTGCTGAGTTCATTCAGCTCTCAGAGCTCGTCAGCACGCAG CTCAAAGTGATTTACTCCGAAAACTCGGTCCTGGACAAATACTTCACTCATTGCTCAGTGCAGACCTTCAG TGATGGTGGAACAGACGTGATGGCGTTTTATCAGTCAGAGTTTGATGCTCCGCTCTCTCAGCAGCAGTCAGTGGACGACGCCTTGCGGTCTGTAGAAAACTCACTGACACCGTCACAGACTCAGAGAGGACAGATGGGACGACTAATGAGACCCAGCACAGACATTAGGGTCTACAGACTGATGTCTGCAG CTGTGGATCCTCGTCTGTCTCGGACTTCTCTTCACG ACAGGAAGTCCTTTGACGTGCACGTGAGCCATGCAGACCAGCTGGCGTCGCCGGGCTTCCCTGACTCCTCCTACCCGCCTGGGGTGCTGCTGCAGTGGAGGCTGCGTGCTGATCCATTTCACCGGGTGCGGCTGGACTTTGGTTCCCTGGTCCTGGAGGATGACTGTGAGCAGGACTTCATCAGACTCTACGACTCTCTGGTGCCTTCAGAGCGTCACCTGCTGACTGa ACGCTGTGGCTCCGCTCAGAAGTCTCTGTCTTTCTTGTCCTCGGGAAACGTCATGTTGTTGGTTCTTCTCACCAGTGAGGACAGAAACTTCCCAGGGTTCATAGCAAACTACTCCCAGACTCCTCTCCTGGACTCAG attgTGGAGGAACGCTGACTGCAGACAGAGCAAATTTTTCCTCTCCGTTTTTCCCATCCTTTTATCCTCCGGCTGTTTCCTGTGTGTGGAAcatacag AggttgtgtgtgcttgtgtgtgtgtgtgcgtgtgtgtgtgcgcgtgtgtgtgtgtgtcaggtctCTGAGGGAAAGTTGGTGAAGGTGGAGTTTCACAGGTTCTCCGTGGGGATCAGAAGTGAACTCTGTCCTAACGACTATGTGGAGGTGGATGGTCAAAG ACTCTGCGGCGACTCCTTAAAGAACTCTACAATCATCAGCAAAAGTAACGCCGTCACCATTCGCTTCACCTCTGACACATCCTTCGTCCACCAGGGATTCATCGCAGAATACCGAACCCTCGTCTCTACGCAAC CTCATCTCCTGCAGCTCTGCTCTGAGTTCAGTTTCCTGTGCGGGGACGGAGTGTGTGTGCGTAAGGACAATCCTCAGTGTGATGGACATGTGGACTGTGAGGACGGGACGGACGAGGAACACtgtg aatgTGGTGTGCGTCCGTACCTCAGCTCTAAAATTGTAGGTGGGCAGGACTCCCGGGAGGGGGAGTGGCCTTGGCAGGTCAGCCTAGTGGTGCGGGGGATGGGTCACGTGTGTGGAGCATCCGTGCTGAGCGACCAATGGCTGCTGACCGCCGCCCACTGCGTGCAGGACAGCGCGGGAATCAG GTTCTCCCAGGCCGACCAATGGGAAGCCCTGCTGGGTATGCACATGCAGGGTCACACTGACAAGTGGACTGTGCGCCGTGGGGTTCGGCGCATTGTAGCCCACCCCCGGTACAACGCGGTCACCTTTCAACACGACATCGCTGTGATGGAGCTGGACGCCAATGTCACCCTGAACCAGAGGGTGTGGCCTATATGTCTGCCCACGTCAGCCAATCACGAGAGGCCAGGGACCCACGCCTGGATCAGCGGCTGGGGGAGCACCAAGGAGGGAG GTTTTCGGGCGTCCGTGCTGCAGAAGGCTACGGTACAGATCATCAACAGCACCCAGTGCTCTAAGCTGATGAGTGATGACGTCACTGATCACATGATGTGTGCCGGCACCCTGCAAGGGGGCGTGGACGCCTGTCAG GGCGACTCTGGTGGTCCGCTGTCCGTCACCGGTTCTGGTGGGCGATTCTTCCAGGTGGGCGTGGTCAGTTGGGGTGACGGCTGCGGTCGGAAGAACAAAGCTGGCGTTTACACTCGAGTCAGTAAATACAGAAGATGGATAAAGGAGCAGAGCGGcgtgtag
- the kcnd1 gene encoding A-type voltage-gated potassium channel KCND1 isoform X4, which translates to MGRLMRPSTDIRVYRLMSAAVDPRLSRTSLHDRKSFDVHVSHADQLASPGFPDSSYPPGVLLQWRLRADPFHRVRLDFGSLVLEDDCEQDFIRLYDSLVPSERHLLTERCGSAQKSLSFLSSGNVMLLVLLTSEDRNFPGFIANYSQTPLLDSDCGGTLTADRANFSSPFFPSFYPPAVSCVWNIQRLCVLVCVCACVCARVCVCQVSEGKLVKVEFHRFSVGIRSELCPNDYVEVDGQRLCGDSLKNSTIISKSNAVTIRFTSDTSFVHQGFIAEYRTLVSTQPHLLQLCSEFSFLCGDGVCVRKDNPQCDGHVDCEDGTDEEHCECGVRPYLSSKIVGGQDSREGEWPWQVSLVVRGMGHVCGASVLSDQWLLTAAHCVQDSAGIRFSQADQWEALLGMHMQGHTDKWTVRRGVRRIVAHPRYNAVTFQHDIAVMELDANVTLNQRVWPICLPTSANHERPGTHAWISGWGSTKEGGFRASVLQKATVQIINSTQCSKLMSDDVTDHMMCAGTLQGGVDACQGDSGGPLSVTGSGGRFFQVGVVSWGDGCGRKNKAGVYTRVSKYRRWIKEQSGV; encoded by the exons ATGGGACGACTAATGAGACCCAGCACAGACATTAGGGTCTACAGACTGATGTCTGCAG CTGTGGATCCTCGTCTGTCTCGGACTTCTCTTCACG ACAGGAAGTCCTTTGACGTGCACGTGAGCCATGCAGACCAGCTGGCGTCGCCGGGCTTCCCTGACTCCTCCTACCCGCCTGGGGTGCTGCTGCAGTGGAGGCTGCGTGCTGATCCATTTCACCGGGTGCGGCTGGACTTTGGTTCCCTGGTCCTGGAGGATGACTGTGAGCAGGACTTCATCAGACTCTACGACTCTCTGGTGCCTTCAGAGCGTCACCTGCTGACTGa ACGCTGTGGCTCCGCTCAGAAGTCTCTGTCTTTCTTGTCCTCGGGAAACGTCATGTTGTTGGTTCTTCTCACCAGTGAGGACAGAAACTTCCCAGGGTTCATAGCAAACTACTCCCAGACTCCTCTCCTGGACTCAG attgTGGAGGAACGCTGACTGCAGACAGAGCAAATTTTTCCTCTCCGTTTTTCCCATCCTTTTATCCTCCGGCTGTTTCCTGTGTGTGGAAcatacag AggttgtgtgtgcttgtgtgtgtgtgtgcgtgtgtgtgtgcgcgtgtgtgtgtgtgtcaggtctCTGAGGGAAAGTTGGTGAAGGTGGAGTTTCACAGGTTCTCCGTGGGGATCAGAAGTGAACTCTGTCCTAACGACTATGTGGAGGTGGATGGTCAAAG ACTCTGCGGCGACTCCTTAAAGAACTCTACAATCATCAGCAAAAGTAACGCCGTCACCATTCGCTTCACCTCTGACACATCCTTCGTCCACCAGGGATTCATCGCAGAATACCGAACCCTCGTCTCTACGCAAC CTCATCTCCTGCAGCTCTGCTCTGAGTTCAGTTTCCTGTGCGGGGACGGAGTGTGTGTGCGTAAGGACAATCCTCAGTGTGATGGACATGTGGACTGTGAGGACGGGACGGACGAGGAACACtgtg aatgTGGTGTGCGTCCGTACCTCAGCTCTAAAATTGTAGGTGGGCAGGACTCCCGGGAGGGGGAGTGGCCTTGGCAGGTCAGCCTAGTGGTGCGGGGGATGGGTCACGTGTGTGGAGCATCCGTGCTGAGCGACCAATGGCTGCTGACCGCCGCCCACTGCGTGCAGGACAGCGCGGGAATCAG GTTCTCCCAGGCCGACCAATGGGAAGCCCTGCTGGGTATGCACATGCAGGGTCACACTGACAAGTGGACTGTGCGCCGTGGGGTTCGGCGCATTGTAGCCCACCCCCGGTACAACGCGGTCACCTTTCAACACGACATCGCTGTGATGGAGCTGGACGCCAATGTCACCCTGAACCAGAGGGTGTGGCCTATATGTCTGCCCACGTCAGCCAATCACGAGAGGCCAGGGACCCACGCCTGGATCAGCGGCTGGGGGAGCACCAAGGAGGGAG GTTTTCGGGCGTCCGTGCTGCAGAAGGCTACGGTACAGATCATCAACAGCACCCAGTGCTCTAAGCTGATGAGTGATGACGTCACTGATCACATGATGTGTGCCGGCACCCTGCAAGGGGGCGTGGACGCCTGTCAG GGCGACTCTGGTGGTCCGCTGTCCGTCACCGGTTCTGGTGGGCGATTCTTCCAGGTGGGCGTGGTCAGTTGGGGTGACGGCTGCGGTCGGAAGAACAAAGCTGGCGTTTACACTCGAGTCAGTAAATACAGAAGATGGATAAAGGAGCAGAGCGGcgtgtag
- the LOC114466945 gene encoding G-protein coupled receptor 37-like 1, translating into MFSLCVALQLAVLVLSGAAQVVLENPSSEVRLEPVWTSDQVPLPEELLDLDSERRHRMSRGADEDEQLSTFGRSFENEWVTTPHLTDLHNATNAVSHANASRPDLFPLLTQRPLVAYGVLAAAALLLAVGVVGNMGVMCIVWNNYYMRSAWNYLLACMAFWDFLVLVLCLPVVVLQQLSHRTILSDITCRMVPYMEVASLGITSFTLCALGIDRFHAATSSSEPKARPVQRCRSVLLKLLLVWLTALVLAAPELFLWQPSDD; encoded by the exons atgttttctttgtgcgTTGCTCTCCAACTGGCGGTGCTGGTTCTGTCGGGGGCCGCTCAGGTCGTTCTGGAGAACCCGTCCTCTGAGGTCCGCCTGGAGCCTGTGTGGACCAGTGACCAGGTCCCCCTCCCAGAGGAGTTGCTGGACCTGGACTCTGAGCGGCGGCACCGTATGTCCCGTGGCGCCGACGAGGACGAGCAGCTGTCAACCTTTGGACGTTCGTTTGAGAACGAGTGGGTGACCACGCCCCATCTCACAGACCTCCACAATGCCACCAATGCTGTGAGTCACGCCAACGCCTCTAGACCCGACCTGTTCCCCCTGCTGACccagcgccccctggtggcgTACGGCGTGCTGGCAGCGGCGGCACTGCTGCTGGCGGTGGGTGTGGTAGGAAACATGGGGGTCATGTGCATTGTGTGGAACAACTACTACATGAGGTCTGCCTGGAACTACCTGCTGGCCTGCATGGCCTTCTGGGACTTTCTGGTCCTGGTTCTGTGCCTGCCCGTGGTTGTCCTGCAGCAGCTCTCCCATAGGACCATCCTCAGTGACATCACCTGCCGCATGGTGCCTTATATGGAG GTGGCGTCGTTGGGCATCACCTCCTTCACGCTGTGCGCTCTGGGCATTGATCGTTTCCACGCGGCCACATCGTCGTCGGAGCCCAAGGCCCGCCCAGTGCAGAGGTGCCGCTCGGTGCTGCTGAAGCTGCTCCTGGTGTGGCTGACGGCCCTAGTGCTGGCGGCGCCAGAACTCTTCCTGTGGCAGCCCAGCGATGAT
- the kcnd1 gene encoding A-type voltage-gated potassium channel KCND1 isoform X2, with translation MDQMDSEQRFRPRHEADLDPSLLFLPASDPQVEKKHGLSRRRKVFVGVALLLTAVALSLLTGLLVWHLHLRDGTKVTKVYVGSMTISNQNFLLQYEDPTSAEFIQLSELVSTQLKVIYSENSVLDKYFTHCSVQTFSDGGTDVMAFYQSEFDAPLSQQQSVDDALRSVENSLTPSQTQRGQMGRLMRPSTDIRVYRLMSAAVDPRLSRTSLHDRKSFDVHVSHADQLASPGFPDSSYPPGVLLQWRLRADPFHRVRLDFGSLVLEDDCEQDFIRLYDSLVPSERHLLTERCGSAQKSLSFLSSGNVMLLVLLTSEDRNFPGFIANYSQTPLLDSDCGGTLTADRANFSSPFFPSFYPPAVSCVWNIQVSEGKLVKVEFHRFSVGIRSELCPNDYVEVDGQRLCGDSLKNSTIISKSNAVTIRFTSDTSFVHQGFIAEYRTLVSTQPHLLQLCSEFSFLCGDGVCVRKDNPQCDGHVDCEDGTDEEHCECGVRPYLSSKIVGGQDSREGEWPWQVSLVVRGMGHVCGASVLSDQWLLTAAHCVQDSAGIRFSQADQWEALLGMHMQGHTDKWTVRRGVRRIVAHPRYNAVTFQHDIAVMELDANVTLNQRVWPICLPTSANHERPGTHAWISGWGSTKEGGFRASVLQKATVQIINSTQCSKLMSDDVTDHMMCAGTLQGGVDACQGDSGGPLSVTGSGGRFFQVGVVSWGDGCGRKNKAGVYTRVSKYRRWIKEQSGV, from the exons ATGGATCAAATGGACTCAGAGCAGAGATTCAGGCCCAGACAC GAGGCAGACCTGGACCCGTCGCTGCTCTTCCTCCCGGCCTCAGACCCTCAGGTTGAGAAAAAACATGGTCTCAGCAGAAGGAGGAAGGTGTTTGTGGGCGTGGCTTTGCTGCTGACCGCCGTCGCGCTGTCTCTGCTCACCGGACTGTTGGTGTGGCACCTTCATT TGAGAGACGGTACCAAGGTGACAAAGGTCTATGTTGGATCCATGACCATCAGCAACCAGAACTTCCTGTTACAGTACGAAGATCCAACCAGTGCTGAGTTCATTCAGCTCTCAGAGCTCGTCAGCACGCAG CTCAAAGTGATTTACTCCGAAAACTCGGTCCTGGACAAATACTTCACTCATTGCTCAGTGCAGACCTTCAG TGATGGTGGAACAGACGTGATGGCGTTTTATCAGTCAGAGTTTGATGCTCCGCTCTCTCAGCAGCAGTCAGTGGACGACGCCTTGCGGTCTGTAGAAAACTCACTGACACCGTCACAGACTCAGAGAGGACAGATGGGACGACTAATGAGACCCAGCACAGACATTAGGGTCTACAGACTGATGTCTGCAG CTGTGGATCCTCGTCTGTCTCGGACTTCTCTTCACG ACAGGAAGTCCTTTGACGTGCACGTGAGCCATGCAGACCAGCTGGCGTCGCCGGGCTTCCCTGACTCCTCCTACCCGCCTGGGGTGCTGCTGCAGTGGAGGCTGCGTGCTGATCCATTTCACCGGGTGCGGCTGGACTTTGGTTCCCTGGTCCTGGAGGATGACTGTGAGCAGGACTTCATCAGACTCTACGACTCTCTGGTGCCTTCAGAGCGTCACCTGCTGACTGa ACGCTGTGGCTCCGCTCAGAAGTCTCTGTCTTTCTTGTCCTCGGGAAACGTCATGTTGTTGGTTCTTCTCACCAGTGAGGACAGAAACTTCCCAGGGTTCATAGCAAACTACTCCCAGACTCCTCTCCTGGACTCAG attgTGGAGGAACGCTGACTGCAGACAGAGCAAATTTTTCCTCTCCGTTTTTCCCATCCTTTTATCCTCCGGCTGTTTCCTGTGTGTGGAAcatacag gtctCTGAGGGAAAGTTGGTGAAGGTGGAGTTTCACAGGTTCTCCGTGGGGATCAGAAGTGAACTCTGTCCTAACGACTATGTGGAGGTGGATGGTCAAAG ACTCTGCGGCGACTCCTTAAAGAACTCTACAATCATCAGCAAAAGTAACGCCGTCACCATTCGCTTCACCTCTGACACATCCTTCGTCCACCAGGGATTCATCGCAGAATACCGAACCCTCGTCTCTACGCAAC CTCATCTCCTGCAGCTCTGCTCTGAGTTCAGTTTCCTGTGCGGGGACGGAGTGTGTGTGCGTAAGGACAATCCTCAGTGTGATGGACATGTGGACTGTGAGGACGGGACGGACGAGGAACACtgtg aatgTGGTGTGCGTCCGTACCTCAGCTCTAAAATTGTAGGTGGGCAGGACTCCCGGGAGGGGGAGTGGCCTTGGCAGGTCAGCCTAGTGGTGCGGGGGATGGGTCACGTGTGTGGAGCATCCGTGCTGAGCGACCAATGGCTGCTGACCGCCGCCCACTGCGTGCAGGACAGCGCGGGAATCAG GTTCTCCCAGGCCGACCAATGGGAAGCCCTGCTGGGTATGCACATGCAGGGTCACACTGACAAGTGGACTGTGCGCCGTGGGGTTCGGCGCATTGTAGCCCACCCCCGGTACAACGCGGTCACCTTTCAACACGACATCGCTGTGATGGAGCTGGACGCCAATGTCACCCTGAACCAGAGGGTGTGGCCTATATGTCTGCCCACGTCAGCCAATCACGAGAGGCCAGGGACCCACGCCTGGATCAGCGGCTGGGGGAGCACCAAGGAGGGAG GTTTTCGGGCGTCCGTGCTGCAGAAGGCTACGGTACAGATCATCAACAGCACCCAGTGCTCTAAGCTGATGAGTGATGACGTCACTGATCACATGATGTGTGCCGGCACCCTGCAAGGGGGCGTGGACGCCTGTCAG GGCGACTCTGGTGGTCCGCTGTCCGTCACCGGTTCTGGTGGGCGATTCTTCCAGGTGGGCGTGGTCAGTTGGGGTGACGGCTGCGGTCGGAAGAACAAAGCTGGCGTTTACACTCGAGTCAGTAAATACAGAAGATGGATAAAGGAGCAGAGCGGcgtgtag